The Myxococcales bacterium nucleotide sequence GGGCCCTGGGCGTCGCCTGCACGTAGTACTGCCGGGCCTTCACGGTGTTCTTGAGGTTGCACGCCGACAGCGCGGCGACGCTGATCAGCCTGGTGCGCGTCCCCGTGGTCGCGCCGGCCGCGAGGCCACGCTCCGATAGGAAGAGCGCGCGGGCGTACAGACCGTTGACCGCCGCCTCGATCGCGGCGGCCGCGATCGCGCCCGGATCGGTCGGCTCGGGCGCGGGCGTGCTCGGCCCGGGCTTCGACGCCGACGCGGTCGGCCCCGGCTTGGTGGCGGGCGCGGGCTTCGCCGGCGCGGTCGTCGCCGGCGGCGCGGCCGCGGGATCGTCGTCGCTGGGCGTGAACACGAACGGGTAGTTCACCTCGATCCGGCCGCCGTCGCCCAGCGGCGGCAGCACCGCCGACTCCAGCGTGGCGCCCATGCAGTCGCGGAACTCCTGGGACTTCCCGAGCGGCCCCGGGATGTCGAGGTCGCCGACCGTGACCACGGTGCCGACCTCGGCCGCGCTGTCGATCGTGAAGCGCGCGGTGACCGTGTGCGCGCCCAGCGCCGGGTCGCGCGCGAGCTCGGCGTCGAAGCACTCGGCTAGCATCGGCGCGACCTCGCGCACCGCGGTGCGGATCTCGTCCTTGGTCAGCTCGGCCGGCAGCGGGGCGCTCGGCGCGGGGGCGGCAGCCGTGCCGGTCATCGCTGGCGCAGCCGCGCCGCTGGTGGCCGCGGCGCCCTGGCGAACGCGCGCGATCGCCTGGGCGATCTCGGCGCGGCGGGCGCGGTCGACCTCGGCCTTGGCGACCGCGACGACCGGCGGCGCGGTCGGGCTCGGCGCCGTCAGCGTCACCTGGGCGCCCGCGGGGATCTCGGTCGTGGGCTGCGCGTCCTGGCGGGCCGACACCTTGCCGTCGTACACCGACACGACGACGACGACGGCGATGGCGGCGGCGGCGCCACCGACGATCAGTTCACGCTTCATGGGAGCCTCCACGCGGAAGGTGGCGCGCGCGCTGGTGAGCACGCCGATGGGGGTCGTGACCGCCAGGCCGAGGGCGCCTCGGTGGCGATAGGTGACGACGCCCGCCGCGTGGCTCACGCGGGTGACGCCGTCGGCGGTGGTCCAGGTCACCTCGGCGCCGGCCTCGACCCAGGCCTCGAGGCCATCGCCGAGCGCGACGGTCCGCGGCGCGACCGCGACGACCTGGCCGCGCCCGCTGGCCGGTCGGTGCGGGGCGCGGGCCCACAGCGCCAGGGCCACGCTGGCGGCGACCGCGAGCGCGCCGCCGATCGCCAGCGCCTGGACGCGGCGTGCGCGCGGTCGGCCCGGCGCGTCGAGGGCGGTGGCCCGGCCGCGGCCGTGGACCGCGTCGAGCACGCGGTCGGTCAGGCCCGCGGGCGGCGGCGGCGCGGTCCACGCGTCGAGATCGAGGCGGTCGTCGTCGTCGGTCATGGCGTCACTCCCTCGGCGGCGAGCACGGCCTTGACCGCGGCGCGGGCCCGCGACAGCCGCGACTTGACGGTGCCGAGATCGATCGCGAGCGCGCTGGCGATCGCGTCGTAGTCGAGCTCGAACACGTCGCGCAGCAGCAGCACGGCCCGGGCGCCGCTGGGCAGCGCGGCGACCGCGTGGGCGATGCGCTCGCCGGCCTGCTTGTGCTCGTGGGCCAGCCGCGGCGACGCGCCGGTCGCGAGGACCGCGAGGTCGTCAGCCCCGGCGGGCTCGGGCCGGACGCGGCGCAGCTCGTTGAGCGCGACCCGCGTGGCGATCGTGAAGATCCACGTCGACAGGCGGGCCGGGCCGCGGGGATCGAACTCGGGCAGGGCCCGGTACACCCGCACGAAGGTGTCCTGGGTCAGGTCGTCGGCGCGGTGGCCGAGCCCGACCGGCGCGACCATCCGCCAGCACAGCTCCCAGATCGGCCGCTGGTAGCGATCGACCAGCGCCCGGAACCCGGCCTCGTCGCCGGCCTGGGCGCGGCGTAGGGTCACGTCGTCGAGCTCGCCGGGGCGGGCGCGACTCGGGGCCGGGGCCTCGGCGGTCATCACAGGAGGTTCCACCCGCGACCGGCCGCGAGGTTCCCGGGATTCGAAGTTATTTCTTGGTCGCAGCCGGCCACGCACGCCGGCCGCGGTGCCCCGGACTCGAGCCTATGTCCGCGGGAACAGCCGGGCCAGGCGCGCCAGCGACGCGGCGTGGACGTGGCCGTTGGAGGCCACCAGGCCGTGCGGGCGCGACAGATCGAGCTGATCGTAGCGGACCGGATCGCCGGCGGTGTCGGTGAGCACGCCGCCGGCCGCCACCAGGATTGCCTCGGGCGCGCAGGTGTCCCACGCCTTGCACTTGGGGAACGGGTTCACGTACAGGTCGCGCTCGCCCAGCGCGATCAGCGCGAGCTTGAGGCCGACCGAGCCGATGTTGAGCTCGTTGGCGATCCCGAGCGCGCTCTTGACCTCGTCGATCACCTCGCTGCGGTGGGACTTCGACGCGACCAGGCGGATCGCGCCGACCTCGTCGATCGTCGACACCGCCAGCGCGTGGACCGCGCCGTCGGGCAGCTCCATCCACGCGCCGCGCTCGGGGCTGGCCGCGAACAGCCGCGCGCTGGTCGGCTGGAACACGACGCCGATCACCGGCCGGGCGGCGAGGCACAGGCCGATCATCACCGCGAAGCCATCGCTGCCGCGGATGAAGTCCTTGGTGCCGTCGATCGGATCGACGTACCAGACCCGCGGCGCGGTCAGGCGCGCGAGATCGTCGGCCGACTCCTCGCTGACGACGCAGTCGTCGGGGAACGCGGCCCGCAGCCCGGCGACGATCAGGTCGGACGCCGCGCGATCGGCCACGGTCACCGGCTCGTCGCCGGCCTTGTGCTCGACCCCGAGCGCGGCCGGGCCGCGATCGCGGATCGCGACCGCCAGCGCGCCGGCCTCGCGGGCGAGCTGGCTGGCGACCTCGATCTCGCGGGCGTAGGAAGGGGCGATCATCGGCCCCAGCCTACCGCACCCGTCACGAGTTACGCGCGGTCACGTGGTCACGGGTCACGCGGTCGTGTGGCGCGGTCGTCGGGTGGGCGCGCCGGGCGCGCGCCCGGCGCGGCGCGGGGCGCGCCGGCGCCGCGTCCGCGGCGCGGCGCGTCGCGGTCGCCTGGTCACGCGGTCGCCCGGTCACGCGTCACGCGGTCACCAGGTCACGCGTTCATGCCGCCGTCGGGCCACAAGAGCGCCTTGGTGTCCTCGAGCGAGGCCACCGACCGGCCCGAGAGCTTGACCAGCTCGGCCGCGGCGCCGACCAGGTCGCCGTTGGACGAGGCCATCGTGCCGTCGGGTAGATAGAAGTTGTCCTCGAGGCCGACCCGGAGGTCGCCGCCCAGCGACAGCGCCGCCATCGCCATCGGCCACTGCTCGCGGCTGATGCTGATGACCTTCCAGCGGGCGTCGGCCGGGATGTTCTGGGCCTGGAACGCCAGGTGGCGGGCGCTGGCCGGGATGCCGCCGAGCACGCCCATGATGAACGAGAAGTGGTACGGGCGCTCGATCAGCCCGAGGCTCGCCAGCACCGTGTGCGAGTAGGCGTGGCCGGTGTCGAAGCACTCCATCTCGGGCTTGACCCCGTGCTCCTTCATCGTGCGCGCGAACGCGATGATGTCCTCGAACGGGTTGGCGAACACGAACTTGAACGCGAACTCGCGCTTGGCCTCGCTCCACTTGGCGTAGTTCATCGAGCCCATGTTGAGCGCCGCGACCTGGGGGCGCTGCGCGAGGTGCGCGACCCGCTCGGTCATCGGCCCGGCGCCGCCGGTCGACCAGTTGATCAGCACCGGGCACCGGGCCTTGGTCTCGGCCATGATCGCCGCGAACGTGTCGGGCGCCCACGTCGGCGCGCCGGCGTCGGTGCGGGCGTGGATGTGGACGATCGTCGCGCCGGCCTCGTACGCGCGGCGGGCCTCCTCGGCGATCTCGACCGGCGTGTACGGGATGGCCGGGCAGTGCTTCTTGGTCGTGACCGCGCCGGTCAGCGCGCACGACAGGATCACCTTGTCAGCGGAGGAGCTCATCGGCCCGCAGCGTGCCAGCCGCGGCCCGGCGCATCAAGCCGCGGGGCCCGGAGGTAAGTCGATGAAATCCATCACCGCGGGCAGATCGTCGACGACGGCGGCGCGGGGCCCCAGGGTCGCGAGGTACGCCAGCTCGTAGGCCGGCGTGTACGGCCCGCGCACCAGCGCGACCCGGGCGCCGAGCGCGTCGGGCAGGCTCAGGTCGAGCTCGAAGATGTCGCCGACGACCGTGAGCCGACCGAAGTCGCCGCCGCACAGGCCGGCCAGGATGTCGAAGTAGCGGCGGCGCTTGCGCAGGATCGGCCGCGCCAGCCCGGCCACGGTCAGATCGCTCGGGCCGGCGGTCCAGTCCTCGGCGATCACGAACTTGCCGGCGTTGCCGCGCACGCGCTCGGCCAGCCAGGCCACGCCGCCGCCGTCGCGCTCGAGCTGCTCGATCTTGCCGCGCACGTGGTGGGTGCCGGAGTTGGTGACGACCCAGACGTCGAGATCGGGCCGCCGCCCGAGCGCGCGCAGGAGCGCCGCGGCGCCGGGGCGGAACACCGGACGGGTGACGGTGTGCAGGTAGTGGTGGCTGTAGAGCAGCGAGCCGACGCGATCGCGGTCGCCGAGGTCCCGCAGCACGCCAGCCTCGTCGTAGATCCGGCGCGCGATCGGGGTCATGCGCAGGTACGGGTCGACCACCGCCGGCGCCACCGCCCGCAGCGGATCGCCGAACTCGGCGGCGTACGCGGTCGGATCGGCGAACATCTCGGCGCGGATCGCCTCGGCCCGCGCGCGCACCACCGCCGGCTCGCCGCCGGTCAGCGTGGC carries:
- a CDS encoding sigma-70 family RNA polymerase sigma factor, with translation MTAEAPAPSRARPGELDDVTLRRAQAGDEAGFRALVDRYQRPIWELCWRMVAPVGLGHRADDLTQDTFVRVYRALPEFDPRGPARLSTWIFTIATRVALNELRRVRPEPAGADDLAVLATGASPRLAHEHKQAGERIAHAVAALPSGARAVLLLRDVFELDYDAIASALAIDLGTVKSRLSRARAAVKAVLAAEGVTP
- a CDS encoding 3'(2'),5'-bisphosphate nucleotidase CysQ, whose protein sequence is MIAPSYAREIEVASQLAREAGALAVAIRDRGPAALGVEHKAGDEPVTVADRAASDLIVAGLRAAFPDDCVVSEESADDLARLTAPRVWYVDPIDGTKDFIRGSDGFAVMIGLCLAARPVIGVVFQPTSARLFAASPERGAWMELPDGAVHALAVSTIDEVGAIRLVASKSHRSEVIDEVKSALGIANELNIGSVGLKLALIALGERDLYVNPFPKCKAWDTCAPEAILVAAGGVLTDTAGDPVRYDQLDLSRPHGLVASNGHVHAASLARLARLFPRT
- a CDS encoding 3-keto-5-aminohexanoate cleavage protein, producing the protein MSSSADKVILSCALTGAVTTKKHCPAIPYTPVEIAEEARRAYEAGATIVHIHARTDAGAPTWAPDTFAAIMAETKARCPVLINWSTGGAGPMTERVAHLAQRPQVAALNMGSMNYAKWSEAKREFAFKFVFANPFEDIIAFARTMKEHGVKPEMECFDTGHAYSHTVLASLGLIERPYHFSFIMGVLGGIPASARHLAFQAQNIPADARWKVISISREQWPMAMAALSLGGDLRVGLEDNFYLPDGTMASSNGDLVGAAAELVKLSGRSVASLEDTKALLWPDGGMNA